TTGTCATGAATAGATGGCTGTTGTGTGGTAACTCTAGCCTCTCATGTCCCTCTACCCTTTTTCACAAATTCCCCGCGGCTATTGGCTTTCACCTACTTCTGTCAGGCAGTCAGGCAGCCACCTCATCGACCTTTTGACAAATTACGTCAACACGTCAGAGGAGATTGAACAGTGACATCCAGTAAAAAATTGATAAAGCCACCGCTCTTAGTCTTTAGGGGAAGTCAAGAACAAGCGACTTACCATGATGAAATCTCTATCTATCAAGGAAATCCACTCATTGAAGCGCTACCTGAAATTAAAACCGAAGATGACATCATTAAAGAGCTAGCGCTCTACCCTGAATTCTTAGAAGAGGAGCGTAATTTACCTGCTCACCAGCGCTTACATCTAATTCAAAATGTACTCGAACTTTTCATCGTTCTTACCCCTCACCTCGACTTGGAGCAGCGTTTCTCCCGAATGCTGCGTTCAGGGTATACCGCTCGCAACCCAGTAAGTCGTGGGTTTTGGAAAGATATAAATAAGAAGGTAGAGACTTTTCGCTCCGGTAGTTCAGCTAACAGGCGTCGGCGGTCAACAGCTACAGGTTTTACAATTCTTGGTATCAGCGGAGTCGGCAAGTCTACAACTGTACAAGCAATCCTAGACCTCTATCCTCAAGTCATCTATCACAATCGCTACCGAAACCAAAATAATACCAACACGCAGCTAGTATGGCTCATTCTGGAATGTCCCGCTGATGGCTCAATTAAAGGTTTATGTCTCAACTTCTTTCAAGCTGTTGATGACATTTTAGGAACGTCATATTACCAAAATTATGCTAACAATGGTCGCAAAACAGTCAATGAATTGATGCCCTACGTGGCTCTTGCTGCTTCAAATGTCCATCTTGGAGTACTGGTGATCGATGAAATCCAAAGATTGACTAAATTAAATGTCGGTGGTTACGAAAAAATTCTCGACTTCTTCGTTCAGCTGATTAATACTATCGGTCTTCCTGTAGTTCTAGTAGGAACTTACAAAGCTTGGTCGGTTTTAGGGAGTGAATTTCGTCAAATCCGTCGAGGTACGGGGCAGGGAGATTTTATCTGGGATCGAATGGAGGAGGATGACGACTGGGAGATATTCACTGATGCACTTTGGCAATATCAGTATATACTCAAACCTTGCCAACGAACTCCTGAGTTGAGTCATGCTCTCTACTACGAATGTCAAGGAATTACTGACTTTGCAATTAAAGTTTTCATGTTGGCGCAGGCACGAGCTATTTCGACAGGTAAGGAGAAACTGACAGTAGGAATTATCAAGTCAGTGGCTAAAGATTGTCTACGCACGGCGAGGGAAGTTCTAGATGCCCTGAAAGCAGGAAACATGGACAAGCTTAGAAACTGTGAAGATGTCCGTCCAATTAATATTGACGAATTCATAGAAGAAGAGCAGCAGCAACTATCAGTAGATGATTTACCCACTCCTTCCTCAGAAACTATTGAAGGCTTAGTTAATCACAAAATAGAGCAACCGGAGCAAGTCCAACAGCAAACCTCTAATTTATTTAAGCCAGAGTCAATAGCAGGTCAGGCAAATCTTTTCAATGATTTTCCGAATAAGACTAGAAATAATTCAAATAAACATTCCAAAAACTCTGAAGGCCAGAAAAGCTTGATTGATGTTCTTTCAGATGGAAAACAATGTAGCATTACAGCTTATGAAGCTCTCCTAGAGGCTGGTTACATTCAACCTATCAATGAACACTTTTTGGAGATTATGGCTTAATGATTTCATGTTTTCCTGACCCTTATCCAGATGAACTGCTCTACAGTATTTGTGCGCGATACTCCGAGCGAATGCAGTATCCAGATAAGCAATCTGTAGTTAAAGAACTGTTTGGGAATAAGCGTATTGTTGCTAGAGTAGAACTGCCAGGGCACCTGAATGATTTGGTTACGGCTTTACCACCAGGAGGTTACTACACAGTTGACCGCTTGATTGAAAACCATACACTGCTACCTTTTTACAGTCCGTTCTTTCCGCGAGAGCTAATCAGCTTAGTTCGGGAGGAGATGAGAGGAAGTAACCAGCAATTTAGTTATGGACACTTGGGACTCTTAGCAGGTCATATACAAATGTTTACTTATCTACGATTCTGCCCTCTATGCGTCCAAGAAGATAAGAAACAATTTGGTGAATGCTACTGGCATCGCTTACATCAAGTTTCAGGTGTCGAGCTTTGTCCAACACATCAAATTGCGGTGATAAATAGCGGAGTGTTAAAACGAAACAGAAGTAGCAAATACGACTTTATTTCTGCTGAACAATCAATAAGTGAAATTAAACCATATCCATTGGAGCTATCAGGGAGAGACCATGAAAATCTTCTCAAGATTTCTCGTGATGCTGATTGGCTTTTGAGGCAGCAAAACTTGTCTTTAAGTAATGATTATTTACATAACTTTTATGTTAAAAATTTGTATGAGCGTGGTCTTTCTACATTCCAAGGTAGGGTTTTACAAGATGAACTGCTAGAAGCCTTTAAGGGCCACTACTCTCCTACAATTTTAAAACTGCTTCAATGTGAGTTTAACGAACAGAGCACTAATCATTGGCTTTTAGATCTATTTCGTAGAAAGAGCAGGATAAGGCATCCTATTCGTCATTTACTAATAATCAATTTTCTAGGATATACGGCTGAAGAGGTTTTGAAACTTCCTACTAAATTGAAACCTTTTGGAGATGGACCTTGGCTCTGCCTTAATCGGGTGTGTCAACACTTCAAACAGCCAGTGATTAAAGAATGTCAGCTCACACCCAATCACAAAAAACGCAGTGAGCCTGTCGGTACATTCGAGTGTATCTGCGGTTTCACATACTCTCAAAAAAGCCCAGATGCTAGTGCTGAAGACAAATTGCAGAAGTCACGATATACAAGAATTTATGGGCCACTTTGGGAGTTGACTTTGATAAGGTTATGGGATGATGAGACAATTAGTCTCAATCAAATAGCAAGACAGCTTGGAGTTCGTCCGATTACTCTCCAACGTCAAGCAGCTTTGCTGGAACTAACATTTCCAAGAGTTGGTTCTGAAAAATCGACCCAATTAACTCCTAATCTTCTTTATTATCGTTCAAATTCAAATCCTGAAACGAAAAAACTCAATCTTTTGGAGAAGCATCAGAAGAATTTCCTAGAAGTTAGGCAGCAACATCCCTTATTAACACGATCAAAACTCATAGAAATATGTTCGTATACTTATCATTGGCTTCAAAGGAATTGTCCTGATTGGTTAGAAACTCATCTGCCACCTACTGTAAGTAAAAAAGGAAAAAAGTTGCCCTCATCAGAAGTGGATTGGGAAAAGCGTGACATTGAACTGGCGGCAGAAGTAAAGGCTGCGGTAGTACATATTAGAAGCAATCTTGCATCCCCTATACGTGTAACGGTGTTACAGATTGGTAGAGACACAGGTAAATACCTCCCATTGAAAGCTCAGCTTGATAGGCTTCCGTTAACAGCAAAAGTTTTAGCTGAAATGGTTGAAACACACGAAGAATTTGCTGTTCGTAAAATTGAGTGGGCAGCAAAAGGCTTCCTGGAAGAGAATATATGTGCAACACAGTGGCAGTTGTTGCGCCGAGCTAAGATATCTCCACAATCGTTGCATATTATAGCAGCACAACAGGTCAAAGAAGCAATTGATGCAGCTCTAGAATCTTTAGCTTCAATAGATGCTATTAGTGATGCGGAAAAATCATCAGTCAATGATTCTAGAACTTTACATGAAGTGTGAGGATGATTGTTTTCTTCCCCGAACCTTATCCTGACGAACTGTTTTACAGCATCTGTGCCCGATATGCTGATCAAGTTCAGTATCCAAGTAATAAGTCAGTGGTTCAAGACTTGTTTGGAAGTATAACAGCCTCTGCCATAGTTGACTTGCCTTCTCGCCTGAATATTTTAATAGACGCCTTACCAAGAGGGCATGGTTACGCAGTTAAGCAGTTAATTGATAACCATACATTATTACCCTTTTACAGCCCATTCCTGCCATCGGATCGAGTCAGTTGTTTGCGGCAAGACATGGAAGGCGACAACGGACTTCTGGCTCAGATGCGCTCTGGGATTACAGGTAGCTGCATTTGTTTACCGGAATGGTTGCGGTTCTGTCCTCTATGTAGCGAGGAAGATCAGAAACAATTTGACGGTGGTCGCTACTGGCATCGCCTCCACCAAGTGCCTGGTGTAGAAGTTTGCCCAATCCATCACATCTTTTTAGAAAACAGCAAGGTACGGGCACAGGCTAAAAGAAGCCGTTACGAACTGATCTCTGCCAACCAAGCGATAGAGAAAACATCCTCGCGCCTACTAAATCCATCTGACCCCTGCCAGAAAGTTCTTTTGAGGATTGCCCAAGATGCGGCTTGGCTCTTGAAGCAGCGCGAATTAGTTCCAGGTCTTGAATTCATACGCGCTCGCTACCTCTGGTTACTAACTGAGCCTAACCTGGCAAGTCGAGAGGGAAAAGTTCGTGTCAGTGCCTTGCTAAAGGCATTTAAAAGTTATTATTCCTATGACTTATTAGAAAGGTTACAGTGTGTCCCCAACGAACAAGACAAAAATAATTGGTTATTTCGTCTGGTGCGCTCACCTAAACAGGCACGGCATCCTCTTTACCATCTGTTGCTCATCCAGTTTCTAGGATACACAGCCGAGGAATTTTTCCAACTTCCTGACTCTCCTCCTGACGCTTTCCAGCCCTTCGGCTCAAAACCCTGGCCCTGCCTCAATCCAGTTTGTCAGCAGTTCCAACAGCTATCCATACAGGAATGTCAAGTTATTTACGACAAGCAACACAGTCGAATCACAGGTACTTTTAGCTGTACCTGTGGTTTTACTTACTCCCGATTGGGTTCTGATTCTTCAGCAGAAGACCGATTTCGGATTGGCAAAGTGAAGTCTTACGGGCAAGTATGGGAACGGACTTTAAAGAATTTTTGGGAGAATCCAACAGTCAGTGTCGAGGAGATTGCCAAGCATTTGAGGGTAGATTACCAAACTGTTAAACGTCAAGCAC
This DNA window, taken from Funiculus sociatus GB2-C1, encodes the following:
- a CDS encoding ATP-binding protein — protein: MTSSKKLIKPPLLVFRGSQEQATYHDEISIYQGNPLIEALPEIKTEDDIIKELALYPEFLEEERNLPAHQRLHLIQNVLELFIVLTPHLDLEQRFSRMLRSGYTARNPVSRGFWKDINKKVETFRSGSSANRRRRSTATGFTILGISGVGKSTTVQAILDLYPQVIYHNRYRNQNNTNTQLVWLILECPADGSIKGLCLNFFQAVDDILGTSYYQNYANNGRKTVNELMPYVALAASNVHLGVLVIDEIQRLTKLNVGGYEKILDFFVQLINTIGLPVVLVGTYKAWSVLGSEFRQIRRGTGQGDFIWDRMEEDDDWEIFTDALWQYQYILKPCQRTPELSHALYYECQGITDFAIKVFMLAQARAISTGKEKLTVGIIKSVAKDCLRTAREVLDALKAGNMDKLRNCEDVRPINIDEFIEEEQQQLSVDDLPTPSSETIEGLVNHKIEQPEQVQQQTSNLFKPESIAGQANLFNDFPNKTRNNSNKHSKNSEGQKSLIDVLSDGKQCSITAYEALLEAGYIQPINEHFLEIMA
- a CDS encoding TnsD family Tn7-like transposition protein, producing the protein MISCFPDPYPDELLYSICARYSERMQYPDKQSVVKELFGNKRIVARVELPGHLNDLVTALPPGGYYTVDRLIENHTLLPFYSPFFPRELISLVREEMRGSNQQFSYGHLGLLAGHIQMFTYLRFCPLCVQEDKKQFGECYWHRLHQVSGVELCPTHQIAVINSGVLKRNRSSKYDFISAEQSISEIKPYPLELSGRDHENLLKISRDADWLLRQQNLSLSNDYLHNFYVKNLYERGLSTFQGRVLQDELLEAFKGHYSPTILKLLQCEFNEQSTNHWLLDLFRRKSRIRHPIRHLLIINFLGYTAEEVLKLPTKLKPFGDGPWLCLNRVCQHFKQPVIKECQLTPNHKKRSEPVGTFECICGFTYSQKSPDASAEDKLQKSRYTRIYGPLWELTLIRLWDDETISLNQIARQLGVRPITLQRQAALLELTFPRVGSEKSTQLTPNLLYYRSNSNPETKKLNLLEKHQKNFLEVRQQHPLLTRSKLIEICSYTYHWLQRNCPDWLETHLPPTVSKKGKKLPSSEVDWEKRDIELAAEVKAAVVHIRSNLASPIRVTVLQIGRDTGKYLPLKAQLDRLPLTAKVLAEMVETHEEFAVRKIEWAAKGFLEENICATQWQLLRRAKISPQSLHIIAAQQVKEAIDAALESLASIDAISDAEKSSVNDSRTLHEV
- a CDS encoding TnsD family Tn7-like transposition protein, coding for MIVFFPEPYPDELFYSICARYADQVQYPSNKSVVQDLFGSITASAIVDLPSRLNILIDALPRGHGYAVKQLIDNHTLLPFYSPFLPSDRVSCLRQDMEGDNGLLAQMRSGITGSCICLPEWLRFCPLCSEEDQKQFDGGRYWHRLHQVPGVEVCPIHHIFLENSKVRAQAKRSRYELISANQAIEKTSSRLLNPSDPCQKVLLRIAQDAAWLLKQRELVPGLEFIRARYLWLLTEPNLASREGKVRVSALLKAFKSYYSYDLLERLQCVPNEQDKNNWLFRLVRSPKQARHPLYHLLLIQFLGYTAEEFFQLPDSPPDAFQPFGSKPWPCLNPVCQQFQQLSIQECQVIYDKQHSRITGTFSCTCGFTYSRLGSDSSAEDRFRIGKVKSYGQVWERTLKNFWENPTVSVEEIAKHLRVDYQTVKRQALRLGLSFPRPGPTARVAKINGELLSDTQNGQVTQPSKLESYRMAWLEAVKENPHIGRTALERMFQRIHAWLYVHDKKWLKAHLPPCKTRVVFSPQVDWKKRDHELATAAKFSAQGLKTSLGRPVKLTKTAIASDLGQLKLIEQQKDKLPRTTKALEELAETREEFAVRRIQWASKCFRQENVYPTRWQLLRQAGIRPDLAEVPQVKEAITVALKSLDASANHNCLV